From BD1-7 clade bacterium, one genomic window encodes:
- the mshA_1 gene encoding D-inositol-3-phosphate glycosyltransferase: MNTSNKHVLYVSYTGLLEPLGRSQILAYLSRLSDDYTFTILSFEKPESLDDVLSVQKLKEECASFGIEWVYKTYHSKPRLMATAWDLLVLIFSIVSLSTSRKSAVIHCRSYVPAMATWMVNRVTRTPFIFDMRALWVDEMVTASRLKESGWLFKVLKRFERKLLHDAEGSVSLTEKAVNYLVSSYAEIDPSRIHVIPTCVNLDLFFPNRQDNCYDSKTPVTIGSVGSLSSGWFPVDWLFDLYLASQAVQKTNLTVITKDRLDAIDSIVGSYGLDLSGITLRSSEPKSVVYEIHEMTYGVVFNKPSLGRLGSFPTRMAEFLACGVPVIGNAGVGDVADIIRKYRVGVVVENNSLDSLSDAVKEMAELLKDPDLEARCLYAVNDYFCADIGAQKYRKIYRKIVDE; this comes from the coding sequence TTGAATACCAGCAATAAACATGTTTTATACGTTTCATACACGGGGTTGTTAGAGCCGCTTGGAAGGTCTCAGATTCTAGCGTATCTTTCGCGGTTGTCTGACGACTACACTTTCACGATTCTTAGTTTTGAGAAGCCNGAAAGCCTTGACGATGTTCTTTCAGTTCAAAAGCTGAAAGAAGAATGCGCGTCCTTTGGAATAGAGTGGGTATACAAGACTTATCATTCTAAGCCTCGGCTAATGGCTACAGCATGGGATTTGCTTGTATTAATTTTTTCAATCGTTAGCCTATCCACATCAAGAAAATCAGCAGTCATCCATTGTAGAAGCTACGTACCTGCAATGGCCACATGGATGGTTAACAGAGTAACCCGAACCCCGTTTATATTCGACATGCGAGCGCTCTGGGTGGATGAAATGGTTACCGCCAGCCGTCTTAAGGAAAGTGGGTGGCTTTTTAAAGTCCTTAAAAGGTTCGAGAGAAAACTTTTACACGATGCTGAAGGCTCCGTAAGTTTGACGGAAAAAGCCGTTAATTACCTTGTGTCCAGCTACGCTGAAATTGATCCGAGCCGTATCCATGTGATACCGACGTGCGTTAATTTGGATCTGTTTTTTCCAAACAGACAGGATAACTGCTATGACAGCAAAACACCTGTGACCATAGGTTCGGTAGGAAGTTTGTCTAGTGGTTGGTTTCCGGTTGACTGGTTGTTTGATCTCTATTTGGCTTCACAAGCGGTGCAAAAAACGAATCTAACTGTAATTACCAAAGACCGCCTCGATGCTATTGACTCAATTGTGGGAAGCTATGGGCTTGATCTTAGTGGTATAACGTTAAGGTCTTCGGAACCAAAGAGCGTGGTTTACGAAATACATGAGATGACATATGGGGTCGTTTTCAATAAACCTTCGCTTGGTCGTTTGGGAAGCTTCCCTACTCGAATGGCTGAATTTTTGGCGTGCGGAGTACCTGTGATTGGTAATGCGGGTGTTGGAGATGTCGCGGACATTATTAGGAAGTATAGAGTTGGAGTTGTTGTCGAAAATAATTCTTTGGATAGCCTCTCCGATGCTGTAAAAGAAATGGCTGAGTTATTGAAAGATCCGGATTTAGAAGCGCGCTGCTTGTATGCAGTAAATGACTATTTTTGTGCTGATATTGGCGCGCAGAAATATCGAAAAATCTATAGAAAAATAGTAGACGAATGA
- the asnB_2 gene encoding Asparagine synthetase [glutamine-hydrolyzing] 1, giving the protein MCGFAGFLSPKNTDYDSGSVLEDMVATLRHRGPDSSGHLRLDLDAEDLFLGHSRLAIQDLSEAGHQPMASAGDRFSMVFNGEIYNHLELRQEFEKLAGIEWRGRSDTETLLVGFELIGIRGVIEKTVGMFALAVFDHELQKLYLIRDRFGEKPLYYGWQGTSFIFASELKAFRKHPQFSSQIDREALTAYFRYNYVPGSLCIYLGLKKLTAGSILTLDIRSRELVVDSYWSPAEAAAKALCSRFSGSEDEAIDQLESLFRSSVQSQMLSDVPLGAFLSGGVDSSAVVSMMQQVSEVPVHTFSIGFNEEGFNEAVHAKAVAEHLGTVHTELYVSADDALKVIPELPFIFDEPFADSSQIPMYLVARLAREHVTVALSGDGGDELFGGYNRYLAASQLWQKLEKFPLPIRNAAGYLMTRVSPDSYDRLFALLPSFNRVPQVGLKIHKAAKALKASSIGSLYLGLVSGFDDPASLVLRGKDAHGLTSLDANCSDVEKMMLWDAEGYLTDDILVKVDRAGMGVSLEGRIPLLDHRIFEFAWSLPQSFKIKGNVGKWVLRQLLYRHVPQDIIERPKAGFALPIAEWLRGPLKQWAESLIGREVLCDQGYLDCEVIQRYWQEHQAGRYDWSRELWSVLVFQQWLAEQEN; this is encoded by the coding sequence ATGTGCGGTTTTGCAGGATTCCTGTCTCCTAAAAATACAGATTATGACTCAGGCTCAGTTCTGGAGGATATGGTGGCAACTCTTCGTCATCGTGGTCCGGATAGCTCAGGCCATTTAAGACTTGATTTAGATGCTGAAGACCTCTTTTTGGGACACTCTCGCCTCGCGATCCAAGATCTATCTGAGGCTGGGCATCAGCCAATGGCCTCGGCAGGTGATCGTTTTTCAATGGTCTTCAATGGCGAAATATATAATCATTTGGAGCTTCGGCAGGAATTTGAGAAGCTGGCTGGTATTGAGTGGCGCGGACGCTCAGACACAGAGACGCTGTTGGTGGGGTTTGAGCTTATAGGAATACGGGGGGTTATTGAAAAAACAGTTGGTATGTTTGCACTTGCTGTTTTTGATCACGAGCTTCAAAAGCTATATTTGATTCGTGATCGCTTTGGTGAAAAGCCGCTGTATTATGGCTGGCAAGGCACTTCGTTCATTTTCGCGTCTGAATTGAAGGCGTTTCGCAAGCATCCACAGTTTTCCTCGCAAATTGATCGCGAAGCCCTAACTGCATATTTTCGATATAATTACGTGCCAGGCAGCCTTTGTATTTATCTTGGGCTGAAAAAACTAACGGCCGGATCAATCTTGACGCTCGATATTCGAAGTCGAGAGCTAGTCGTAGATTCATACTGGTCGCCGGCCGAGGCTGCTGCAAAGGCACTGTGCTCTCGATTCTCTGGTAGCGAGGATGAGGCGATTGATCAACTAGAATCGTTGTTTCGTTCTTCGGTACAGTCTCAAATGTTATCGGATGTGCCGTTGGGAGCATTTCTATCTGGTGGGGTCGACTCTTCTGCCGTAGTTTCTATGATGCAGCAGGTGTCTGAAGTGCCTGTGCACACATTTTCTATCGGCTTTAATGAGGAGGGCTTTAATGAGGCGGTTCATGCTAAGGCTGTTGCCGAGCATTTAGGTACGGTGCATACAGAGCTGTATGTGTCTGCTGATGATGCACTTAAAGTGATACCAGAATTGCCTTTTATTTTCGATGAGCCGTTTGCCGATTCTTCCCAAATCCCAATGTACCTAGTTGCTCGGCTCGCTCGAGAGCATGTTACAGTTGCGTTATCTGGCGATGGTGGCGATGAGTTATTTGGCGGATATAATCGCTATTTGGCGGCAAGTCAATTGTGGCAAAAATTGGAAAAATTTCCCCTACCTATCCGCAACGCGGCTGGGTATTTGATGACTAGGGTGTCGCCGGACAGCTACGATCGGTTGTTCGCGTTACTGCCCAGTTTTAACCGTGTTCCTCAGGTGGGCTTGAAAATCCACAAGGCTGCAAAAGCGCTGAAGGCATCGTCGATTGGCTCGTTATACTTGGGGCTGGTTTCAGGATTTGACGATCCTGCGTCATTGGTTCTTCGAGGTAAGGATGCGCATGGTTTAACATCATTGGATGCCAATTGTTCGGATGTTGAAAAAATGATGCTGTGGGATGCAGAAGGGTATCTTACGGATGATATTCTTGTAAAGGTAGACCGCGCAGGTATGGGAGTGTCACTTGAGGGTCGTATTCCTTTGCTTGATCATCGTATTTTCGAATTTGCTTGGTCATTGCCACAATCATTCAAAATTAAAGGAAACGTCGGAAAGTGGGTTTTGCGTCAGTTGCTATACCGGCATGTACCTCAAGATATTATTGAGCGGCCTAAAGCAGGCTTTGCTCTCCCAATTGCTGAGTGGTTGCGTGGCCCGCTAAAACAATGGGCTGAGTCATTGATAGGCCGAGAGGTTCTGTGTGATCAAGGTTATTTGGATTGTGAGGTAATCCAAAGGTATTGGCAGGAGCATCAGGCTGGTCGCTATGATTGGTCTCGAGAGCTATGGAGTGTATTGGTATTTCAGCAGTGGCTTGCTGAGCAGGAGAATTGA
- the pglA_1 gene encoding N,N'-diacetylbacillosaminyl-diphospho-undecaprenol alpha-1,3-N-acetylgalactosaminyltransferase — MKSIVLSSNTSWYLWNFRKNTIIKLLSSGCSVYCIAPLDEFSAKLEGIGATFVPIKLDGKSTGLLRELKAISSIYKTLKIIKPDFVFNFTIKINLYSGLVCRLLSVPYANNVSGLGTVFLHKGLIYSLAQKLYGVTNHRASRVFFQNSEDMDSFIKLNLVKADRTRLLPGSGIDIEHFSYTQMPDRVDAVVFIMIARLIADKGVREYVDASRKLIGRGVNVKCILVGPGGVSNKTAITDDEIARWEADGVVNCVGEQKDVIPWIQKAHVLVLPSYREGMPRTVLEAASIGRPAIVTDVPGCRQSIVDNETGWLCKVRDAEDLARVMAMVAAKPLSELEQAGCKARERIEKEFAESIVIEHYLDCLKIE; from the coding sequence ATGAAGTCGATCGTTCTTAGCTCTAATACGTCATGGTATCTGTGGAATTTCAGGAAAAACACAATCATTAAGTTGTTGAGTTCAGGGTGTAGTGTTTATTGTATTGCACCTCTTGATGAATTCAGCGCGAAACTTGAAGGTATAGGGGCTACTTTTGTTCCAATAAAATTGGATGGTAAGAGTACGGGCCTCCTTCGAGAATTGAAGGCTATCTCGTCAATATATAAAACTCTTAAAATTATTAAGCCGGACTTCGTATTTAATTTTACGATCAAGATCAATCTGTATTCTGGTCTTGTTTGCCGGTTGTTAAGTGTTCCCTATGCGAATAATGTTTCTGGTCTAGGAACGGTTTTTTTGCATAAAGGTTTAATATATTCACTGGCACAAAAGCTGTACGGCGTAACGAATCATAGAGCTTCCCGTGTGTTTTTTCAGAATAGCGAAGACATGGACAGTTTTATCAAACTGAACTTGGTCAAGGCTGATCGCACTCGACTTTTGCCGGGGTCCGGAATTGATATAGAACACTTTTCCTATACTCAGATGCCTGATCGAGTAGATGCAGTCGTGTTTATCATGATTGCGCGTTTGATTGCTGATAAAGGTGTTCGGGAATATGTCGATGCTAGTCGGAAGCTGATTGGCCGTGGCGTGAATGTGAAGTGTATTCTCGTTGGCCCTGGTGGCGTTAGTAATAAAACCGCGATAACCGATGATGAAATTGCGAGGTGGGAAGCCGATGGGGTTGTTAACTGTGTCGGTGAGCAGAAAGATGTAATCCCATGGATACAAAAGGCACACGTGTTAGTCCTCCCGTCATATAGAGAGGGGATGCCGCGAACAGTTCTTGAAGCTGCAAGCATTGGTCGCCCAGCTATCGTTACCGATGTTCCGGGTTGTAGACAATCCATTGTGGACAATGAAACAGGGTGGCTATGTAAGGTAAGGGATGCTGAGGATCTTGCTCGGGTAATGGCAATGGTTGCAGCCAAGCCGCTTTCGGAATTGGAGCAGGCAGGGTGCAAAGCCCGTGAGCGTATAGAAAAAGAATTTGCAGAGTCGATAGTAATAGAGCACTACCTCGATTGCCTGAAGATCGAATAA
- the wecA gene encoding Undecaprenyl-phosphate alpha-N-acetylglucosaminyl 1-phosphate transferase, which yields MEFAVAIIVSFFSVLVLKPFAEHLGLVDQPCDRKRHKGAIPLIGGLSVYLATLVSCVLAFPENPFVHWFLFLSGLIVMLGVLDDYLDLPVRLRLFVQVLIAAGLVYGANRYIYVLGDLFGIGAIDLGLAGIIFTVVAMLAAINAFNMVDGIDGLAGGLALNTFLSIAILMLLSDQTRLVGLPLILCVSLIPYLLFNLGLLPGPLPKIFMGDAGSMFIGFSVVCLLIVGTQSEAPAFRPVAALWIIAVPLMDMTCIVIRRLRKGESPFKADRDHLHHIIMRSGCGPRVALAGILYLSIVYSTIGIVGEYLKLPEWLMFSGFIVAFLFYLVGLVNNRYFAKSRVFRVAEQR from the coding sequence ATGGAATTCGCAGTAGCTATTATCGTTAGTTTTTTCTCGGTATTGGTCTTGAAGCCTTTTGCCGAGCATTTAGGCTTGGTTGACCAACCTTGTGATCGTAAGCGTCATAAGGGGGCGATCCCTTTGATAGGCGGATTAAGCGTCTATCTGGCAACACTCGTGTCTTGTGTGTTGGCGTTCCCCGAAAATCCCTTCGTGCATTGGTTTTTGTTCTTATCTGGTTTGATCGTTATGTTGGGGGTGTTGGATGATTACCTCGATCTGCCGGTCCGGTTGCGATTGTTTGTGCAGGTGTTAATTGCAGCGGGGCTAGTTTATGGTGCTAATCGCTATATTTATGTGTTAGGTGATCTTTTCGGCATCGGCGCTATCGATTTGGGTTTGGCGGGTATTATATTTACTGTTGTGGCTATGCTGGCTGCGATTAATGCGTTCAATATGGTTGATGGGATCGATGGGTTGGCCGGGGGGCTTGCGCTGAATACTTTCCTGTCGATAGCGATTTTGATGTTGCTCAGCGATCAAACTCGATTGGTGGGTTTGCCACTGATACTTTGCGTTTCTCTGATTCCTTACCTGTTATTTAATTTAGGCTTGTTGCCCGGCCCCCTACCGAAAATCTTTATGGGTGATGCGGGCTCGATGTTTATCGGTTTTAGCGTGGTTTGTTTGCTGATTGTTGGGACTCAGTCTGAGGCACCTGCTTTTCGCCCAGTTGCTGCGCTGTGGATTATTGCAGTGCCGCTGATGGATATGACATGTATTGTCATTCGGCGATTGCGTAAGGGGGAGTCACCTTTTAAGGCTGACCGAGACCATCTCCATCATATTATTATGCGATCTGGGTGCGGTCCGCGTGTCGCTCTGGCCGGGATTCTCTATTTGTCGATTGTGTATTCGACCATAGGAATTGTTGGTGAATATCTCAAGCTGCCGGAATGGCTGATGTTTTCAGGCTTCATTGTTGCTTTTCTGTTTTATCTTGTTGGTTTGGTCAACAATCGCTATTTTGCAAAATCACGCGTTTTTCGAGTGGCTGAGCAGCGGTAG
- the ywqE gene encoding Tyrosine-protein phosphatase YwqE, which translates to MLDIHNHYLAGVDDGPTELSGSLALVDLAIEQGIQKVVCTPHYHHGRYDWDADKVTGAFDALVSAVAERLDLALAAEVRFSDEVLIDLRKGRVPFIGRWGEMDALLLEMPHQNVPLGIEAFLKWLKKEGIQPIIAHPERNKEIMKSPRRARDLYRAGAVFQLTAGSIAGHFGENALSTARILLKEEGVRFVASDAHNLKRPPAMKAAADALAAMHEAGDVDVSASRIDELMVLNPGVLTASLFA; encoded by the coding sequence ATGCTGGATATCCATAATCACTATCTTGCCGGTGTTGATGACGGTCCGACTGAGTTGTCAGGGTCTCTCGCGCTTGTTGATTTGGCAATTGAGCAGGGCATTCAAAAGGTGGTTTGCACGCCGCATTACCATCATGGCCGTTACGACTGGGATGCAGATAAAGTCACGGGTGCGTTTGATGCGCTTGTATCTGCAGTTGCGGAGCGCTTGGATCTGGCGTTGGCGGCTGAAGTTCGTTTTAGTGATGAAGTGTTGATCGACCTTCGAAAGGGGCGAGTACCCTTTATTGGGCGTTGGGGTGAGATGGATGCCTTACTTTTGGAGATGCCGCATCAGAATGTTCCTTTGGGTATAGAAGCATTCTTAAAGTGGCTGAAAAAAGAGGGTATACAGCCGATTATTGCGCATCCTGAGCGTAATAAAGAGATTATGAAATCACCGAGGCGCGCACGAGACTTGTATCGGGCGGGTGCTGTTTTTCAGTTAACTGCAGGTTCGATTGCAGGTCACTTCGGTGAGAATGCCTTGAGTACGGCTAGGATTTTGTTGAAGGAGGAGGGGGTTCGATTTGTGGCATCAGATGCGCACAACTTGAAGCGCCCGCCAGCAATGAAAGCTGCGGCTGACGCGCTTGCTGCGATGCATGAGGCGGGCGATGTAGATGTGTCTGCATCACGTATTGATGAGTTAATGGTTTTGAATCCTGGCGTGCTAACTGCCAGTCTTTTTGCGTAG
- the birA gene encoding Bifunctional ligase/repressor BirA has protein sequence MQKNIPFALIGVLADGEFHSGEAIGQVLGVSRAAVWKQLHKLEELGVDVDSVKGRGYRLQNSGALLNPDEIRGHLVGGNSEFGSSVDVCWELDSTNAEMLRRLQRTGALPDAGDVIVAESQTAGRGRRGRSWVSPVARNIYASMVWSFEGGVGSLDGLSLVVGLSVVEMLGQQGFGGVQLKWPNDVLWQGKKLAGILLEISGDPTGVCHVVIGVGINVNMRPAAVGAVIDQPWTSLSQIAGKPIDRNALLASLVERLKDNLAVFSRVGFSKFRERWLEFDAFFGKDVVVLQGGDRIFGVCNGIDARGNLMLDVGGRMESFNGGEVSLRASPGDI, from the coding sequence ATGCAGAAAAATATCCCATTTGCACTGATTGGTGTGTTGGCTGACGGCGAATTTCATTCTGGTGAGGCTATTGGTCAGGTGTTGGGGGTGAGTCGTGCGGCGGTATGGAAGCAACTGCATAAGCTTGAGGAATTGGGTGTTGATGTCGACTCTGTGAAGGGGCGGGGATACCGGTTGCAAAACTCTGGTGCGCTATTGAATCCTGATGAAATACGTGGGCACCTAGTTGGCGGGAATAGTGAGTTCGGGTCGAGTGTTGACGTTTGTTGGGAGTTGGATTCGACAAATGCCGAAATGCTTCGTCGCCTGCAGCGCACGGGCGCGCTCCCCGATGCTGGGGATGTCATTGTTGCGGAGTCCCAGACGGCGGGTCGTGGGCGGCGAGGGCGTTCTTGGGTTAGTCCTGTGGCGAGGAATATCTATGCGTCGATGGTCTGGTCGTTTGAGGGTGGTGTCGGTTCTCTTGATGGCTTGAGCTTGGTGGTTGGGTTGTCAGTGGTTGAGATGTTGGGTCAGCAGGGGTTTGGGGGTGTTCAGCTAAAGTGGCCAAACGACGTGCTGTGGCAGGGTAAGAAACTGGCAGGTATTCTGCTTGAAATTAGTGGCGACCCGACCGGAGTTTGCCATGTCGTCATTGGTGTGGGTATAAATGTTAATATGCGTCCGGCAGCTGTTGGCGCCGTTATTGATCAGCCGTGGACATCGCTTAGTCAAATAGCAGGCAAGCCGATAGATCGAAATGCGTTATTGGCTTCACTTGTTGAGCGCTTGAAAGATAATCTGGCGGTGTTTTCTCGGGTCGGATTTTCAAAATTTCGTGAGCGTTGGTTAGAGTTTGATGCATTTTTCGGGAAGGACGTAGTGGTTTTGCAGGGGGGTGATCGTATCTTTGGTGTATGTAATGGCATTGATGCTCGTGGAAACTTGATGCTCGACGTGGGTGGGCGAATGGAGTCTTTCAATGGTGGGGAGGTGTCTTTGCGCGCCAGCCCCGGGGATATCTGA
- the secE gene encoding Protein translocase subunit SecE — MPSERGIDTYMSTSGQETASSGMDVFKWVVVVAFVAAGVFGNFYFADEYSSLYRALALVPMAGVALVVALQTAQGVAFARLVKESRAEIRRVVWPSKQETTQTTLIVFAVVVVMGLVLWLLDMGLNWLISLFIG, encoded by the coding sequence ATGCCCAGCGAGCGTGGTATCGATACATATATGAGTACTAGTGGACAAGAAACGGCGTCTTCAGGCATGGATGTGTTTAAGTGGGTTGTCGTTGTGGCATTCGTTGCTGCCGGTGTTTTTGGTAACTTCTATTTTGCCGATGAGTATTCGTCCTTGTATCGCGCGTTGGCTCTTGTGCCGATGGCCGGTGTTGCATTGGTTGTTGCGTTGCAAACCGCTCAGGGAGTGGCTTTTGCTCGTCTAGTAAAAGAGTCTCGTGCAGAAATTCGTCGAGTAGTGTGGCCCAGCAAGCAAGAAACTACACAGACAACATTGATTGTATTTGCGGTCGTGGTTGTTATGGGATTGGTCTTGTGGTTGTTGGATATGGGATTAAATTGGTTGATTTCCCTGTTTATAGGGTAG
- the nusG gene encoding Transcription termination/antitermination protein NusG: protein MAKRWYVVHAYSGYEKKVMNSLRERVELRGKQDLFGEILVPTEEVIEMRGGQTRKSERKFFPGYVLVQMELNDDSWHLVKETPRVLGFIGGKADKPAPITEREAEAILQRVQDGTEKPRPKTLFEVGEVVRVADGPFNDFNGVVEGVDYDRSRIQVAVQIFGRSTPVDLDFSQVEKS, encoded by the coding sequence ATGGCTAAGCGCTGGTATGTTGTTCATGCCTATTCGGGCTATGAAAAGAAGGTGATGAATTCACTGAGGGAGCGTGTTGAGCTCCGTGGTAAGCAAGATCTCTTTGGTGAGATATTGGTGCCAACTGAAGAAGTTATTGAGATGCGCGGTGGGCAAACTCGTAAGAGTGAGCGAAAGTTTTTTCCGGGCTATGTCTTGGTGCAGATGGAATTAAATGATGATTCCTGGCATCTGGTGAAAGAGACTCCGCGTGTACTTGGGTTTATTGGTGGCAAGGCAGATAAGCCGGCTCCGATTACTGAGCGTGAGGCGGAAGCAATTCTTCAGCGTGTTCAAGATGGTACGGAGAAGCCGCGTCCGAAAACCTTGTTTGAAGTGGGTGAGGTTGTTCGTGTCGCAGATGGGCCCTTCAATGACTTTAATGGTGTTGTTGAAGGAGTGGATTACGATCGTAGTCGTATCCAGGTTGCCGTTCAGATTTTTGGTCGTTCCACGCCTGTTGATCTTGATTTCAGTCAAGTGGAAAAAAGCTGA
- the rplK gene encoding 50S ribosomal protein L11 — protein MAKKVEAYIKLQVPAGQANPSPPVGPALGQHGVNIMEFCKAFNAETQQMENGLPIPVVITVYNDRSFTFIKKTPPASVLLRKAAGIKKGSGVPNTQKVGKVTRAQLEEIATTKMADLNANDMDAAVRIIAGSARSAGIEVEG, from the coding sequence ATGGCTAAGAAAGTTGAAGCTTATATTAAGCTGCAAGTGCCTGCGGGTCAGGCAAATCCGAGTCCTCCAGTTGGTCCAGCTCTGGGTCAGCATGGTGTGAATATCATGGAATTTTGTAAAGCATTTAATGCGGAAACACAGCAAATGGAAAACGGCTTGCCGATTCCAGTTGTTATTACTGTGTATAACGATCGTAGCTTTACATTTATTAAGAAAACTCCGCCTGCTTCTGTTTTGCTGCGCAAAGCTGCTGGCATTAAGAAAGGTTCTGGTGTTCCTAATACTCAGAAAGTTGGCAAGGTAACTCGCGCTCAACTAGAAGAGATTGCGACAACCAAGATGGCTGATCTGAACGCCAATGATATGGATGCTGCGGTTCGCATCATCGCAGGTTCTGCACGTAGTGCTGGTATTGAGGTTGAGGGCTGA
- the rplA gene encoding 50S ribosomal protein L1 yields MAKLTKRQKAIAEKVEPGKIYALSEAVALLKELSSVKFEETLDVSVNLGIDARKSDQQVRGATTLPAGSGKDVRVAVFTSGANAEAAKEAGADLIGMEDLAEQVKGGMMDFDVVVASPDAMRVVGQLGQVLGPRGLMPNPKTGTVTPNVADAVKNAKAGQVRYRTDKNGIIHGAIGKLNFEEDAIRQNLEALLIDLKKAKPAQAKGVFMKKVTLSTTMGPGLSVDVSSLAI; encoded by the coding sequence ATGGCTAAATTAACGAAGCGTCAAAAGGCAATCGCCGAAAAAGTTGAGCCAGGCAAGATTTATGCTCTGTCTGAAGCAGTGGCTCTGTTGAAAGAGTTGTCTTCTGTTAAATTTGAAGAAACTCTAGATGTATCTGTCAATCTGGGTATTGATGCACGTAAATCTGATCAGCAGGTTCGTGGCGCAACAACTTTGCCAGCTGGTTCAGGTAAAGATGTGCGTGTTGCTGTATTTACTTCAGGTGCTAACGCTGAGGCTGCTAAAGAAGCTGGTGCTGACCTGATTGGTATGGAAGATCTTGCTGAGCAAGTAAAAGGCGGCATGATGGATTTCGACGTTGTTGTTGCAAGTCCTGATGCAATGCGTGTTGTTGGTCAGTTGGGTCAGGTTTTGGGGCCGCGCGGCCTGATGCCAAATCCTAAAACTGGCACTGTAACACCGAATGTTGCAGATGCAGTTAAAAACGCGAAAGCAGGTCAGGTTCGTTATCGTACTGACAAAAATGGCATTATTCACGGTGCTATCGGCAAGTTGAACTTCGAAGAAGATGCTATTCGTCAGAACCTTGAGGCCTTGTTGATTGACTTGAAAAAGGCGAAGCCTGCTCAAGCTAAAGGTGTATTTATGAAGAAGGTCACCCTGTCTACGACTATGGGTCCTGGCCTTTCAGTTGATGTGTCTAGCTTAGCTATCTGA
- the rplJ gene encoding 50S ribosomal protein L10: MAIGLEDKKAIVADVNVVASEALSLVIADSRGCTVAEMTDLRRQAREANVSVRVVRNTLAKRAVEGTEYECAQDSFKGPSLLAFSMEDPGAAARIFKDFAKENEKFEVKALAVGGQLLDAGQIDVLAKLPTREQALSQLMSVMQAPVAKLVRTMNEVPGKLVRTLAAVRDQKEQA, from the coding sequence ATGGCAATTGGTTTAGAAGACAAAAAAGCGATTGTTGCAGATGTCAACGTTGTCGCTTCTGAAGCTTTATCTCTTGTGATTGCCGACTCTCGTGGATGTACCGTCGCAGAGATGACTGACTTACGTCGTCAAGCTCGCGAAGCAAACGTTAGTGTTCGTGTTGTTCGTAACACGCTCGCGAAACGTGCTGTTGAAGGTACTGAATATGAGTGCGCTCAGGATTCCTTTAAAGGCCCGTCTTTACTGGCTTTTTCAATGGAAGATCCTGGTGCGGCTGCGCGTATCTTTAAAGATTTCGCTAAAGAAAACGAAAAATTTGAAGTTAAAGCACTGGCAGTTGGTGGTCAGTTGCTGGATGCAGGCCAAATTGATGTATTGGCGAAGTTGCCGACCCGTGAGCAAGCACTGTCTCAGTTGATGAGTGTAATGCAAGCGCCGGTAGCGAAACTGGTACGTACCATGAACGAAGTTCCTGGCAAATTGGTGCGCACACTAGCAGCTGTTCGCGATCAGAAAGAACAAGCATAA
- the rplL gene encoding 50S ribosomal protein L7/L12 has protein sequence MSLSKEDILNAIAEMSVMDIVELIEAMEEKFGVTAAAAVAAVAAPAGGDAGAAAEEQTEFDVVLTAVGEKKVNVIKAVRGLTGLGLKEAKGLVDGAPSPIKEAVSKEDAEAAKKELEDAGASVEIK, from the coding sequence ATGTCTCTGTCTAAAGAAGATATCTTAAATGCAATCGCCGAAATGTCTGTTATGGACATCGTTGAGCTGATTGAAGCAATGGAAGAAAAATTCGGCGTAACTGCTGCAGCAGCAGTTGCAGCGGTTGCAGCTCCTGCTGGTGGCGACGCTGGCGCTGCTGCTGAAGAACAAACTGAGTTTGATGTTGTTCTGACTGCAGTTGGTGAGAAGAAAGTTAACGTCATTAAAGCAGTTCGTGGCCTGACAGGTCTTGGTCTGAAAGAAGCGAAAGGTCTGGTTGACGGCGCTCCTTCTCCAATCAAGGAAGCTGTTTCTAAAGAAGACGCTGAAGCTGCTAAGAAAGAGCTGGAAGACGCTGGCGCATCTGTTGAAATTAAGTAA